The genomic stretch GAACGCCGGAGATGAAGGCTCGCGTTCCATCAATAGGGTCAATGACCCAGACTTGGTCGCGATCCACGCCGACATTTTCGTGCTCCTCACCCAGGATACCGTGCTGAGGAAACTCTGCCTCGATCAGTTGACGGATGGCAGCCTCGGCTGCCTGATCCCCCTCTGTCACCGGATCAAAGCCGGTTGCCTGCTTGTTCACCACAGACAACCCCGAGCGAAAACGCGGCAATGTTTCAGCTTTGGCCGCATCGGCGAGGCGATAAAAGAAATCACGATCAGGGCGCATGAAGGGGTCCAACATCTCTGTATCCGAATGAGACCGTCTTAGTGCCAGTTCCCGGCAAAGGAAACCATCTTCTCCTGCAGGCTGCGTCACGAATGTCGCCATGACTCCATTCGCCCACCCCTGGTTTCGCACAAAAATTGGGCGCGCCTAAAAATACGACAAATCCACTTGACAATTGTGCAGTGCGAAAATAATGTCTGACTTACAGTCTCTGACTGTAAATACCCTCCTTGGGTGTTTCCTCCCTAGACTTAACCGCGCCCAGAGCGCGGTTTTTTTTGCCCGACGCCGGACAAACGCAAGGTCATGAGTTTGCGGTGTGAGGGAGATGGCCAGGCTTGGTTTACTCGGCCGCGAGCGCGGTTTCGCCGGCATAGTCTTCGACGAAGGCTGCCATCTGCTCCATGAAGATGGAAATGGAACCGGCGAGCGCGTCAAAATCGGGACGCTTCTGCAAGCTAGCTTCATCAATGTAAAGCGACCGGTTCACCTCGATCTGCAATGCATGCAGACCTCGCGCCGGACGACCGTAATGCTCGGTAATGAAGCCGCCGGCATAGGGCTTGTTGCGCACCGCGTTGAAGCCGAGCTCTTCCAGGAACTGCAGCGCAGCATGGGACAATTCGGCTGACGCACTGGTTCCATAGCGGTCCCCGACGATGAAATCAGGACGCACACCACTGCCCGCCACGCGAATATTGCCCGGCATGGAATGGCAATCGATCAACACGCCAAATCCGAAACGCGCATGCGTGCGGGCAATCAGCCGTCGCAGGCAGACATGATATGGCTTGTAGCAGCGATCAATCCGCTCCATCGCCTCGGCGAGCGTAATACGCCGTCCGTAAATCTCCATGTTTTCAGCAACGATGCGTGGGATGGTCCCAAGACCGCCCACCACCCGTGGTGACTGGCTGTTGGCATAGGACGGCAGTGATTCGCTGAACATGCGGGGATCGAGCTCATAGGGCTCCCGATTCACATCCACATAGGCACGCGGAAAATGTGCCATCAACAACGGCGCACCCATGCGGGGTGCCGCAGAGAACAGCTCATCGACAAAATGATCTTCAGAGCGCCGTATGGAAATGCCATCCAGT from Peteryoungia desertarenae encodes the following:
- a CDS encoding N-formylglutamate amidohydrolase, which produces MTSDFELFEVREPEAQSIPFVYNSPHSGRRYPVSFLEQSQLDGISIRRSEDHFVDELFSAAPRMGAPLLMAHFPRAYVDVNREPYELDPRMFSESLPSYANSQSPRVVGGLGTIPRIVAENMEIYGRRITLAEAMERIDRCYKPYHVCLRRLIARTHARFGFGVLIDCHSMPGNIRVAGSGVRPDFIVGDRYGTSASAELSHAALQFLEELGFNAVRNKPYAGGFITEHYGRPARGLHALQIEVNRSLYIDEASLQKRPDFDALAGSISIFMEQMAAFVEDYAGETALAAE